One window of uncultured Methanoregula sp. genomic DNA carries:
- a CDS encoding PLP-dependent aminotransferase family protein, whose product MTYRFASRIAKVKESFLDELFRVSNDPSIISFAGGLPSSALIDTDGIAQATREVMEEEAHTALQYTTTDGYLPLREYIAARYRTRLGIPAEASEIQIVNGSQQCLDLFAKIFLDPGDHVGMERPGYLGAIEAFSLYEPVIDTVPLEDDGPDFVAFERMVVSTRPKFFYGIPNSQNPSGRTYSQEKRRAIAEILRNHDTVFYEDDAFGELFFDAKPRLPVKRYLPDQSVISGSFSKTVAPGMRIGWMFAPKEILAKFNIVKQASDLHSNFLCQKILHRYLTTHDPDHRIREIVAVYERKCKLMCDLFDDLLPELSHTTPEGGMFLMAKLPAGLASRAVFDEGVRNKVAVLPGMPFYVDGGGTDTIRLNFSSASDEQITEGMHRLSRVIHGMLHA is encoded by the coding sequence ATGACATACCGGTTTGCCAGCAGGATTGCAAAGGTGAAGGAATCGTTCCTCGATGAACTCTTCCGGGTCTCGAACGATCCTTCCATCATCTCGTTTGCCGGCGGACTTCCCTCATCGGCACTGATCGATACCGATGGGATCGCACAGGCAACCCGGGAAGTGATGGAAGAGGAAGCGCATACGGCGCTCCAGTACACCACCACGGACGGGTACCTCCCCCTGCGGGAATACATAGCAGCCCGGTACCGGACCCGGCTGGGCATACCGGCCGAGGCTTCGGAGATCCAGATCGTCAACGGTTCGCAGCAGTGTCTCGACCTGTTTGCCAAGATCTTTCTTGACCCGGGCGACCATGTCGGCATGGAGCGGCCCGGCTACCTGGGCGCAATCGAGGCCTTCTCGCTCTACGAGCCGGTCATCGACACCGTCCCGCTGGAAGACGACGGCCCCGACTTTGTGGCATTCGAACGGATGGTTGTCTCCACCCGGCCCAAATTCTTCTACGGCATCCCCAACTCCCAGAATCCTTCCGGCAGGACGTACTCGCAGGAAAAGCGCCGGGCTATTGCCGAGATCCTGCGGAATCACGACACCGTCTTTTACGAAGACGATGCATTCGGCGAGCTCTTCTTTGATGCAAAACCCCGGCTGCCGGTCAAGCGCTACCTGCCCGACCAGTCGGTGATCTCCGGCTCGTTCTCAAAAACGGTCGCCCCCGGGATGCGCATCGGGTGGATGTTTGCCCCAAAAGAGATCCTTGCCAAATTCAATATCGTGAAACAGGCCTCCGATCTCCATTCGAACTTCCTCTGCCAGAAGATCCTGCACCGCTACCTCACCACCCATGATCCTGACCACAGGATACGGGAGATCGTTGCGGTGTATGAGAGGAAGTGCAAGCTGATGTGCGATCTCTTTGACGATCTCCTGCCGGAACTCTCCCATACCACGCCGGAGGGAGGCATGTTTCTCATGGCCAAGCTGCCAGCGGGCCTTGCTTCGCGGGCCGTCTTTGATGAAGGGGTCAGGAACAAGGTTGCCGTGCTTCCGGGCATGCCGTTCTACGTGGACGGCGGCGGCACCGATACGATCCGGCTGAATTTTTCCTCGGCGTCCGATGAGCAGATCACCGAGGGTATGCACCGGCTCTCCCGGGTTATCCACGGCATGCTGCACGCGTAA
- a CDS encoding PEGA domain-containing protein, with the protein MKHLYLILLVALAACAAVLPVVSADSTTAAMIPVGPGPVIIDTTAEPTTVPFTPVTAPTTERTTVPTTIPTTEPTVTVPTVVTQPTTIRTTEPTITIPTVVTLPTTKPTEIGGGKGWIVTYCNVDGATVSFNGVPQGTTAGGSLTVPISPSGTPVSTITVTKDGYSTWTGAPSHMPADQETVSVYSTINPLSTPTTTPPVQNGAIYAQSTPNGAQIYMNGNFYGYSPITIPNLPPGSYSMKATLSGYSPNTNLVTVNVGQTAFYSPVLQQSPQPSRSTGTVSVTSSPDHALVYVDGVYQGKAPLTVTLYPGSHTFRLSLSGYNDYTTTVYVNGGTSQALSAIMSPAVYGSVAITSMPGATVYMDSNTQGKIPSSGVLTLNNIPNGNHLFKLTASGYNDWMNTVYVVPNTVTSFTAALTPIGINPTPVPATGGLNIVSTPTGADVLVDNIFKGYTPAVLDGITPGQHQVLLRYTGYMDYSTTVTVNSGQTTPLAISLQAAPSPTPQSAPSIAILIGGLAGIIALAGLRRRS; encoded by the coding sequence TTGAAGCATCTGTACCTCATCCTGCTCGTCGCTCTTGCGGCCTGTGCAGCCGTCCTGCCGGTGGTCTCGGCTGACAGCACAACGGCTGCCATGATACCGGTCGGCCCGGGCCCGGTGATCATCGACACCACTGCGGAGCCGACTACCGTGCCATTCACTCCGGTCACGGCGCCCACAACGGAACGAACAACGGTTCCCACCACCATTCCTACAACCGAACCGACGGTAACCGTCCCAACGGTAGTTACTCAGCCAACAACTATTCGTACAACTGAACCAACGATAACAATCCCGACGGTAGTAACCCTGCCGACAACGAAGCCAACCGAAATTGGCGGCGGGAAGGGCTGGATCGTCACGTACTGTAATGTAGACGGGGCCACCGTTTCATTCAATGGTGTTCCCCAGGGCACTACAGCCGGCGGAAGTCTTACGGTTCCCATAAGCCCATCAGGAACACCGGTTTCGACAATCACTGTCACCAAAGACGGATATTCTACCTGGACTGGAGCTCCCTCCCATATGCCAGCAGACCAGGAGACCGTCTCGGTCTATTCCACCATCAACCCCCTCTCGACACCGACAACCACGCCTCCGGTCCAGAACGGGGCCATCTATGCCCAGTCAACCCCGAACGGCGCACAGATCTACATGAACGGGAACTTCTACGGGTACTCGCCAATCACGATACCAAACCTTCCCCCGGGCTCATACTCCATGAAAGCCACCCTCTCCGGCTATTCACCCAATACGAATCTCGTCACGGTCAACGTGGGGCAGACCGCGTTCTACTCGCCCGTGCTCCAGCAGTCCCCGCAGCCGTCCCGCAGCACCGGCACGGTCTCCGTGACCTCCAGCCCGGATCATGCACTGGTCTATGTTGACGGCGTTTACCAGGGAAAGGCCCCGCTGACCGTCACGCTCTATCCCGGCAGCCACACGTTCCGGCTCTCCCTTTCCGGGTACAATGACTATACCACGACCGTGTACGTCAACGGCGGCACTTCCCAGGCACTCAGTGCAATTATGAGCCCGGCAGTCTACGGCTCGGTTGCCATCACATCCATGCCCGGTGCAACCGTATACATGGACAGCAACACCCAGGGCAAGATCCCCTCCTCGGGAGTCCTGACGCTGAACAATATTCCCAACGGGAACCACCTCTTCAAGCTCACAGCATCCGGGTACAACGACTGGATGAATACCGTTTACGTGGTACCCAACACCGTGACATCGTTCACGGCAGCCCTGACGCCCATCGGCATAAACCCCACCCCGGTACCGGCAACAGGCGGGCTCAACATTGTCTCGACGCCGACCGGAGCCGATGTTCTTGTCGATAATATCTTCAAAGGCTATACCCCGGCAGTTCTTGACGGGATTACTCCCGGTCAGCACCAGGTCCTGCTCAGGTATACCGGGTATATGGACTATTCGACCACAGTGACGGTGAATTCGGGCCAGACCACCCCGCTTGCAATCAGCCTGCAGGCGGCACCCTCCCCGACACCGCAATCCGCCCCGTCGATTGCGATCCTGATCGGGGGACTCGCAGGAATAATCGCATTGGCAGGACTAAGGAGGCGATCCTGA
- a CDS encoding C-GCAxxG-C-C family protein, translating into MTLTRADDAEAIFRGGFSCAQSVCLAFAEDYGIDRETALKLSCAFGGGMGHTDNDCGAMTGGLLVIGMKYGRTRPEDLAAKEKTYEVTKKFIAEFQRRNQSLRCTDLLGYNLSNSRELGLATEKGVFKSKCPLLVRSAAEILEEIL; encoded by the coding sequence ATGACTCTTACACGCGCCGACGATGCGGAAGCTATATTCCGGGGCGGTTTTTCCTGCGCCCAGTCCGTCTGCCTGGCCTTTGCCGAAGACTACGGGATCGACCGGGAAACTGCCCTGAAACTCTCCTGCGCCTTCGGGGGCGGGATGGGTCATACGGACAATGACTGCGGGGCCATGACCGGGGGTCTCCTGGTGATTGGCATGAAATACGGGCGTACCCGCCCCGAGGACCTGGCGGCAAAAGAGAAGACGTACGAGGTAACTAAAAAGTTCATCGCCGAATTCCAGCGCAGGAATCAATCCCTCCGGTGCACGGATCTCCTGGGCTACAATCTCTCCAATTCCCGCGAGCTCGGGCTCGCAACCGAGAAAGGCGTGTTCAAGAGCAAATGCCCGCTCCTGGTGCGGAGCGCTGCCGAGATTCTCGAAGAGATCTTATAA
- a CDS encoding DUF6790 family protein — MDISPGLIILALTIVAIIIHLIIRRRELDRERTLEIILLWTLVIGVGAGGLISAMGHVFVPDKIAEMIGWPTGSPFQYEVGMANLALGVVGLLCYRFRDNFWLATILSNAVFLAGDGVGHVRDILVNANYAPSNAGIPLYWDFLFPVAQILLWLLLHKARIVAQADRKDVL; from the coding sequence ATGGACATATCACCGGGACTTATCATACTCGCGCTCACCATTGTGGCGATCATCATTCACCTGATTATCAGGCGCCGGGAACTCGACCGCGAACGGACACTTGAGATCATCCTGCTCTGGACGCTGGTCATCGGTGTCGGTGCCGGAGGACTTATCAGCGCAATGGGTCACGTCTTCGTGCCCGACAAAATCGCCGAGATGATCGGGTGGCCCACGGGCAGCCCGTTCCAGTACGAAGTGGGGATGGCAAACCTGGCGCTCGGTGTCGTGGGGCTGCTCTGTTACCGGTTCCGGGACAACTTCTGGCTTGCCACGATCCTTTCCAATGCAGTTTTCCTGGCGGGAGACGGAGTCGGCCATGTACGGGATATCCTTGTAAATGCAAACTATGCGCCGTCCAATGCCGGCATCCCGCTCTACTGGGACTTCCTCTTCCCGGTCGCCCAGATCCTGCTCTGGCTGCTGCTCCATAAAGCGCGGATAGTTGCGCAGGCAGACCGGAAAGACGTGCTCTGA